A stretch of Apostichopus japonicus isolate 1M-3 chromosome 9, ASM3797524v1, whole genome shotgun sequence DNA encodes these proteins:
- the LOC139974509 gene encoding ryncolin-1-like yields MCQNHNGTMSCDCNVNYMGNGTVCKRVQDCQDLYDNGVISEGFHLIYPLTWSGEPFEAYCKDGWTFFQLRVDHHGLFYDWDYYRNGIRRSDSNSHWLGNEKLANITAQRDYTLRMEFKNSSSNITHFLQYDLFRIGSEVNNYALEELGSYTGSLEYDYMRYHRGVGFSTYDSDNDNSTSRKCTVPHIAGWWYNGYDNFTCTTANFNGRYGEPWKAGLCIYDRERMIADCDIATTEMKIKPL; encoded by the exons ATGTGCCAAAACCATAATGGCACTATGTCGTGCGATTGCAACGTGAACTATATGGGGAATGGGACCGTATGTAAACGTGTACAGGATTGCCAAGATCTTTACGACAATGGCGTAATCAGTGAAGGTTTTCACTTGATATACCCGCTTACATGGTCAGGGGAACCTTTCGAAGCTTATTGCAAAGACGGATGGACT TTTTTTCAGCTCCGCGTCGATCACCATGGTCTCTTTTATGACTGGGATTATTACAGAAATGGCATCCGTAGAAGCGATTCTAATTCACATTGGCTAGGAAACGAAAAATTAGCCAACATAACTGCCCAACGGGACTACACCCTGAGAATGGAATTTAAGAACAGCAGTAGTAACATTACCCACTTTCTTCAGTATGATCTCTTTCGAATTGGTTCAGAAGTCAACAACTATGCACTAGAAGAGCTCGGCAGTTATACAGGCAGCTTGG AATATGACTACATGAGATATCATCGTGGTGTTGGGTTTTCAACATATGACAGTGACAATGATAACAGTACATCACGAAAATGCACGGTACCACATATTGCTGGCTGGTGGTACAATGGGTATGATAATTTTACATGTACTACGGCGAATTTCAATGGAAGGTATGGCGAACCGTGGAAAGCTGGACTGTGCATTTACGACAGGGAACGAATGATTGCTGACTGCGATATTGCTAcaactgaaatgaaaatcaaaccTCTCTGA